One window of Anaerolineales bacterium genomic DNA carries:
- a CDS encoding ketoacyl-ACP synthase III: protein MPYAHITGWGISVPEPVLTNDDIAKMVETSDEWIRDRTGIRERRIAREDQFTSTLAVEASIKALEVANLAPTELDLIIVASSTPEYIFPATACIVQDQIGATKAGAFDLLAACSGFVFAANMAAQSIRSGSIKNALVIGSETLSRFTNWKDRNTCILFGDGAGAFVIQASDQPGGILSAVMRSDGSGADSLTLLGGGARHPATEATVHEGKHYIQMDGKAVFRFATRVMGSATKEALELAGLTTADVDWVIPHQANYRIIETAAKYLKLPLEKFVINVDRYGNTSTASIPIAAVEAIEKGSLKSGDKVVFVGFGAGLTWGALVAEWTGPIPTKRHVYPKQYRLFARLRSLVRRALRFIEGLFSRREL, encoded by the coding sequence ATGCCATACGCGCACATCACAGGCTGGGGAATCAGCGTCCCAGAGCCCGTTCTGACCAATGACGATATCGCGAAAATGGTGGAAACCAGCGATGAATGGATCCGCGACCGCACGGGAATCCGTGAACGGCGCATCGCGCGTGAAGATCAATTCACCTCAACGCTGGCGGTCGAGGCTTCGATCAAGGCGCTTGAAGTTGCAAATCTTGCACCGACCGAGCTGGACCTGATCATTGTCGCTTCTTCGACCCCGGAATACATTTTTCCTGCCACTGCCTGCATCGTGCAGGATCAGATCGGCGCCACAAAGGCCGGTGCCTTCGACCTGTTGGCGGCATGTTCGGGTTTTGTGTTCGCCGCGAATATGGCGGCTCAATCGATCCGCTCCGGCTCGATCAAAAATGCGCTGGTCATCGGTTCCGAGACCCTATCGCGATTCACGAATTGGAAGGATCGCAACACCTGTATTCTCTTTGGCGATGGGGCGGGGGCGTTTGTCATTCAGGCGAGCGACCAGCCGGGGGGAATTCTCTCTGCGGTAATGCGCTCAGACGGCTCAGGCGCGGATTCGCTCACGCTCTTGGGCGGTGGTGCCCGCCATCCGGCGACTGAAGCGACCGTCCACGAAGGCAAACATTACATTCAGATGGACGGCAAGGCTGTATTCCGTTTCGCGACCCGGGTGATGGGATCCGCCACAAAGGAAGCGCTCGAACTTGCCGGATTGACCACCGCCGACGTGGATTGGGTCATCCCGCATCAGGCGAACTACCGCATCATCGAGACGGCGGCAAAATACCTCAAACTGCCCCTCGAAAAATTCGTCATCAACGTGGATCGCTACGGCAACACATCCACGGCGTCGATTCCCATTGCGGCCGTCGAAGCCATCGAAAAAGGAAGCCTGAAAAGCGGCGACAAGGTCGTTTTCGTCGGGTTTGGCGCCGGCCTGACCTGGGGTGCGCTCGTCGCCGAGTGGACGGGACCGATTCCCACCAAGCGTCATGTGTATCCTAAGCAGTATCGACTGTTTGCCCGCCTGCGATCGTTGGTCCGCCGCGCGTTGCGTTTCATCGAAGGTTTGTTCTCACGCCGCGAGCTTTAA
- a CDS encoding MogA/MoaB family molybdenum cofactor biosynthesis protein encodes MTLRFGIITLSDRSSRGERQDASGPALASFLQAENCRVLKQVILPDDESALRQTLVEWADGGEMDIILTTGSTGFAPRDIAPEATRAVVQKDAPGLAEVMRAGSLKKTHHAMLSRAVAGIRGRTLIVNLPGSPRGAVENLGFIFPVLPHAVQLLSEDPNSEQSH; translated from the coding sequence ATGACGCTTCGCTTTGGAATCATCACCCTCTCGGATCGTTCCTCGCGCGGCGAACGGCAGGATGCATCCGGACCCGCTCTCGCCTCCTTCCTTCAAGCTGAAAACTGCCGGGTCTTAAAACAGGTCATCCTTCCCGACGATGAGTCAGCGCTTCGCCAGACGCTGGTCGAATGGGCGGATGGCGGCGAAATGGACATCATCCTCACGACGGGAAGTACCGGCTTTGCGCCGCGTGATATCGCCCCCGAAGCGACTCGGGCTGTCGTTCAAAAAGATGCGCCGGGTCTCGCGGAGGTCATGCGGGCTGGATCGCTCAAGAAAACCCATCATGCCATGCTTTCCCGCGCTGTGGCAGGCATTCGTGGCCGGACGCTCATCGTCAACCTGCCCGGCAGCCCCAGGGGTGCGGTGGAAAATTTGGGCTTTATCTTTCCTGTCCTCCCTCATGCCGTTCAATTGCTCAGCGAAGACCCCAACTCCGAGCAATCCCATTAG
- the efp gene encoding elongation factor P has protein sequence MIDVNELRKGVTFELDGNLYKVLDYSHNKTGRGNANIRIKARNLLTGANIERTFNSGQSVQDVSLDFANVSYLYNDGDMYYFMDKVTFEQPAIKKESLGESARYLQEGMEVKLTFYKGEAIDVEMPTSVDLKVVEAEMAIRGDTATGVTKKVTTETGLTVQCPNFVNVGDTIRVDTRTGEYITRV, from the coding sequence ATGATCGACGTAAACGAACTTCGCAAAGGGGTCACCTTCGAACTGGACGGTAACCTCTACAAAGTATTGGATTACAGCCACAACAAGACCGGACGCGGCAATGCCAATATCCGCATCAAGGCGCGCAACCTGCTGACCGGCGCGAACATCGAGCGGACGTTCAACTCCGGGCAGTCAGTCCAGGATGTCAGCCTCGACTTCGCCAATGTTTCCTACCTCTACAATGACGGCGACATGTACTACTTCATGGATAAGGTCACATTCGAACAACCCGCCATCAAGAAGGAATCCCTCGGTGAGAGCGCTCGATACCTCCAGGAAGGCATGGAGGTAAAACTGACTTTTTACAAGGGCGAAGCCATCGATGTGGAAATGCCGACCTCGGTGGATTTGAAAGTGGTGGAGGCGGAAATGGCGATTCGCGGCGATACCGCCACCGGTGTGACAAAGAAAGTGACCACTGAAACCGGGTTGACCGTTCAATGCCCGAACTTTGTCAATGTAGGCGATACGATTCGCGTGGACACCCGCACCGGCGAGTACATTACCCGCGTATAA
- a CDS encoding SET domain-containing protein-lysine N-methyltransferase, protein MSKQPSSYLSSKLEGRLKADKSGNSIFTLKPIKKGELIAVFGGVVYEWETFIHLPERERSLCLQVEDRHFLVPRPIGEGDYVNHSCNPNAGLSGQIGLVAMRDIQIGEEVCFDYAMCDTMPYDEFDCLCGAPNCRRRVSGNDWQRPELQKRYAGFFSPHVQRRIDAQKAERRAFERAMREKTRSYAGKVATPSVAFK, encoded by the coding sequence ATGTCCAAGCAACCAAGTTCCTATCTGTCTTCTAAGTTGGAAGGTCGCCTGAAAGCCGATAAAAGCGGGAACAGCATTTTCACTCTCAAGCCCATTAAGAAGGGTGAATTGATCGCTGTTTTCGGCGGCGTTGTGTATGAATGGGAGACCTTTATCCACCTACCCGAACGTGAGCGCAGTCTGTGCCTCCAGGTCGAAGATCGTCACTTCCTGGTGCCGCGCCCCATTGGCGAGGGAGATTATGTCAATCACTCGTGCAACCCGAACGCAGGTCTTTCGGGCCAGATTGGACTCGTTGCCATGCGAGACATCCAAATCGGCGAGGAAGTTTGTTTCGATTACGCCATGTGCGATACCATGCCCTACGATGAGTTCGACTGCCTGTGCGGCGCGCCGAACTGCCGCAGGCGTGTAAGCGGTAACGACTGGCAGAGGCCGGAACTTCAGAAACGCTATGCGGGTTTCTTTTCTCCGCATGTCCAGCGCCGCATCGATGCACAAAAGGCGGAACGCCGCGCCTTCGAACGTGCGATGAGGGAAAAGACCCGTAGTTATGCCGGCAAGGTGGCAACGCCCAGCGTAGCGTTCAAATAA
- a CDS encoding PD40 domain-containing protein: MWFSNAKLDLFKFLSILVIVSLLVVSCAPGQGLEGTGGEGGTEEPAPPTEPPTEEPAPPTEPPTEPPTEEPAPPTEPPLEATPTNTPSEEAQAAQVGPQDQATATPTNTPTSTPTSAGDAGAQGGQGGVVIEPTSTETPTPQPGGNQGNAGAAAVDDPYVGLGVACNNDLTATFTITNIGGPLSGGSYTVSEPGKNPVTNSLDLNPNQSISFNAAGNATVKVTYSTSQLDAVNLQAVGTCLPLPQATATPTGTATKTPGPSQTPTNTRTPTATRTPTLTKTPGPSPTPSNTFTPTMTRTPRPTRTPTATHTPGPSPTPTNTRTPRPTRTPSNTPTPSNTPQPTNTPTITFTPSPTSTPVDGQLDLKVFCNVDQSATFLITNISGSVSDGTFVLSDPAQSGPVDLQPGQSVTVNGAGNANMTVTYKTSFLSSVTLNVTGSCTLKPTPTPTATSAQPVNPPVFTVQGACGGVNTGTAVFTVTNNGGAMTTPYTYNITDSNGTVVDTGTINLPSGQSTTITVTGPSTSYALSSPDDASLSSLVDMSTCVTSPPPPPPPPADLSITGSCTSNTGTASFTITNNGNAMAAPYDYVILDANGAVAGAGQIDLGANQSTTISVTGSSTSYTFATPNDVALTTTVDMTACVAAGPAGGPRVPPPADLSITGVCTSVGGTATFVLTNNGTNMAVPYPYTITDAGGVVVQTGTISLLAGQSITLTVTGSSTSYTFATPSDATLTTVVDMTACVPPPPPPPALTANGICVSTDVAEFTITNNGGDMPAPYAFTITDQNGVVIQSGNVRLRSGESMTITVTGPNQVLILNLTNPSGTTVRVAMADCVEPIRSVAPAEPDICIQCLVFHTFRDDNLEIYRLDGIEGQPGFKLYNLSKDEAVDSRPSRAPNDSWVVFQSNRDGNVELYYTDLLGSGEATRLTETQSNNTNPMYGPDAQTVVFQSDRNGRFDLFTIDQQTGEETQITSNPADDINPFYSPDIEKLVFQSNRNGNWDIYILDVETLTEKRLTESAEDEIFPAWSPNGKLIAYIVQDENGNTDLYAMNIDTGQVKRVTTDGKTINAVWSPEGDRIAYQSERDGNLDVYSFDFRANKEYRVTDYEGLDSGPTWDCGGTNLAFTTVRDGNPNIFQAFWQGGPAGNMTIDPATDKWSQWRPSNDVSSVGE; encoded by the coding sequence ATGTGGTTTTCGAATGCCAAACTTGACCTGTTCAAATTTCTATCCATCCTTGTGATCGTGTCCTTGCTTGTGGTTTCCTGTGCTCCGGGTCAGGGGTTGGAAGGAACTGGCGGAGAGGGGGGCACGGAAGAGCCTGCGCCTCCAACAGAACCTCCCACGGAGGAACCTGCGCCGCCTACAGAGCCTCCTACAGAGCCTCCTACGGAGGAACCGGCGCCGCCCACGGAACCTCCTTTAGAGGCGACCCCAACAAATACCCCGTCCGAAGAGGCGCAAGCGGCTCAAGTGGGACCTCAGGATCAGGCGACAGCCACACCCACGAATACGCCGACAAGTACACCCACATCAGCGGGGGATGCGGGCGCTCAGGGTGGGCAGGGAGGCGTGGTCATTGAGCCAACTTCGACAGAAACGCCTACTCCGCAGCCTGGTGGCAACCAGGGGAACGCAGGCGCTGCTGCGGTCGACGATCCTTATGTCGGTTTGGGGGTTGCGTGTAACAATGACCTGACTGCGACCTTTACGATCACGAATATCGGCGGTCCATTGTCGGGTGGAAGCTACACGGTTTCTGAACCGGGGAAGAACCCGGTTACGAACTCGCTCGATCTGAATCCGAATCAGAGCATTTCCTTCAACGCAGCCGGGAATGCCACGGTTAAGGTGACGTATTCAACTTCCCAGTTGGATGCCGTCAACCTGCAGGCGGTCGGTACCTGTCTTCCCCTCCCTCAGGCGACGGCTACTCCAACAGGCACTGCAACGAAAACGCCGGGTCCAAGCCAGACCCCGACGAATACAAGAACCCCGACTGCCACCCGTACGCCCACTCTTACGAAAACTCCCGGGCCGTCACCCACGCCTTCGAATACTTTTACTCCTACAATGACGCGGACTCCGAGGCCTACCCGCACGCCTACTGCCACACATACGCCGGGTCCGTCTCCGACACCGACAAATACGAGAACCCCGAGGCCGACAAGGACGCCGTCCAATACGCCCACGCCTTCCAACACGCCGCAGCCGACAAACACGCCTACGATCACGTTCACCCCATCGCCTACCAGCACGCCGGTCGATGGTCAACTGGATCTTAAGGTCTTTTGTAACGTCGATCAATCTGCCACCTTCCTTATCACGAATATTTCGGGAAGTGTGAGCGATGGGACATTTGTCCTTTCCGATCCGGCGCAATCCGGACCTGTGGACTTGCAGCCCGGTCAATCCGTTACTGTGAACGGCGCTGGCAACGCAAACATGACGGTGACCTATAAAACCTCCTTCTTATCCTCTGTGACCTTGAACGTGACCGGTTCATGCACCCTGAAACCCACCCCGACGCCGACAGCAACCAGCGCTCAGCCGGTGAATCCGCCAGTGTTTACAGTTCAAGGCGCTTGCGGCGGAGTGAATACCGGAACTGCGGTCTTCACCGTCACCAACAACGGCGGCGCGATGACGACCCCGTATACCTACAACATTACCGACTCAAACGGCACAGTCGTGGATACCGGGACGATCAACCTGCCATCTGGGCAGAGTACCACCATTACAGTTACCGGACCTTCCACCTCTTATGCGTTGTCATCGCCGGACGATGCCTCATTATCTTCACTTGTGGATATGTCCACTTGTGTGACCTCCCCTCCACCGCCGCCGCCTCCACCAGCTGATCTATCCATAACCGGCTCATGCACATCGAACACGGGTACGGCATCCTTCACGATCACAAACAATGGGAATGCCATGGCGGCGCCGTACGACTACGTGATTTTGGATGCGAACGGCGCGGTGGCGGGCGCAGGTCAGATCGACCTTGGCGCGAACCAAAGCACAACGATTTCCGTGACCGGTTCATCGACGAGTTATACCTTCGCCACACCCAATGATGTCGCACTTACGACCACTGTGGATATGACCGCGTGTGTGGCGGCGGGACCTGCAGGTGGACCGCGTGTGCCCCCGCCTGCCGATTTATCCATCACCGGAGTCTGCACTTCAGTGGGAGGTACCGCCACCTTTGTCCTTACAAATAACGGCACGAATATGGCTGTCCCATATCCCTATACGATCACGGATGCAGGCGGAGTTGTGGTACAAACCGGCACGATATCCCTGCTGGCGGGCCAAAGTATCACCCTGACGGTAACCGGCTCATCCACAAGTTATACATTCGCCACTCCGAGTGATGCGACGCTGACGACAGTTGTTGATATGACCGCCTGCGTCCCGCCTCCTCCGCCGCCGCCCGCGTTGACCGCCAACGGCATTTGTGTCTCAACCGATGTGGCTGAATTCACCATCACAAATAATGGTGGCGATATGCCTGCGCCATACGCGTTTACGATAACCGACCAGAACGGCGTGGTCATTCAGAGCGGGAATGTCCGACTGAGGTCTGGCGAAAGCATGACGATAACGGTGACCGGACCCAACCAGGTGCTCATCCTGAATCTGACCAATCCCTCGGGCACCACAGTCCGCGTTGCAATGGCTGATTGCGTGGAACCAATTAGATCGGTCGCCCCGGCTGAGCCGGACATTTGTATCCAGTGTCTTGTCTTCCATACCTTCCGCGACGATAACCTCGAAATCTATCGCCTGGACGGGATCGAAGGCCAGCCCGGTTTCAAACTATACAACCTCTCCAAGGATGAAGCGGTGGACAGCCGCCCAAGCCGCGCTCCGAATGATTCGTGGGTTGTCTTCCAGAGCAACCGCGATGGGAATGTCGAGTTGTATTACACGGACCTGCTCGGCTCCGGCGAGGCGACTCGCCTGACGGAGACGCAATCCAATAATACGAACCCGATGTACGGACCCGATGCCCAGACGGTCGTTTTCCAAAGCGACAGGAACGGACGGTTCGACCTGTTTACGATCGACCAGCAAACCGGCGAAGAGACCCAGATTACGAGCAATCCGGCTGATGATATCAACCCCTTCTATTCGCCAGATATCGAGAAACTTGTCTTCCAAAGCAATCGAAACGGCAACTGGGACATCTACATCCTCGATGTGGAAACGCTCACAGAAAAGAGGCTCACTGAATCCGCGGAGGATGAAATCTTCCCGGCCTGGTCGCCCAACGGCAAATTGATCGCCTATATCGTTCAGGATGAAAACGGAAACACCGATCTTTACGCGATGAACATCGATACCGGTCAGGTGAAAAGGGTCACAACGGACGGCAAGACCATCAACGCGGTCTGGTCTCCCGAAGGTGATCGTATTGCCTACCAGTCTGAACGGGATGGCAACCTGGATGTTTACTCCTTCGATTTCCGCGCCAACAAGGAATACCGCGTTACCGACTACGAAGGGTTGGATTCGGGTCCCACCTGGGATTGCGGCGGCACCAACCTGGCGTTTACCACCGTCCGCGACGGCAATCCGAATATCTTCCAGGCCTTCTGGCAGGGCGGACCCGCAGGGAATATGACGATCGACCCGGCTACGGATAAGTGGTCTCAATGGCGGCCGTCCAACGATGTGTCGAGCGTAGGTGAATAG
- a CDS encoding GNAT family N-acetyltransferase translates to MTPAVQIREFDFENDYGSLLSLWQGIETGMHVGPSDTPGEIKKKLERDPDLFLVAELENRIIGSIIGAFDGRRGMIYHLAVHGDFRRQGIGGLLLAEVEKRLKAKGCIKCLLVVMDDNETAKRFYEESGWDLVPEDRVFAKMFI, encoded by the coding sequence ATGACCCCCGCGGTTCAGATTCGCGAATTCGATTTCGAGAACGATTACGGCAGCCTTTTGAGTCTTTGGCAGGGCATCGAGACCGGCATGCATGTCGGTCCGTCGGATACGCCCGGCGAGATCAAAAAGAAGTTGGAACGCGACCCGGACCTGTTCCTTGTCGCTGAATTGGAAAACCGGATCATCGGTTCGATCATCGGTGCGTTCGACGGCCGGCGCGGGATGATCTATCACCTGGCAGTGCATGGGGATTTTCGTCGTCAGGGAATTGGTGGGTTGCTCCTGGCTGAAGTGGAAAAACGACTCAAGGCAAAAGGCTGCATCAAATGCCTTCTGGTGGTGATGGACGATAACGAGACCGCAAAGCGGTTTTACGAAGAATCCGGCTGGGACCTGGTTCCCGAAGACCGTGTTTTTGCAAAGATGTTCATATGA
- a CDS encoding twin-arginine translocase TatA/TatE family subunit codes for MPFRFGPLELIVLLVIVVLIFGPGRIGKVAGEIGKSIRSFRDGLSGKDDEETHATTTEEKK; via the coding sequence ATGCCATTCAGATTCGGACCCCTGGAACTCATCGTCCTGCTTGTGATCGTCGTCCTGATTTTTGGACCCGGGCGCATCGGCAAGGTGGCGGGCGAGATCGGCAAGAGCATTCGATCTTTTCGGGACGGGTTGTCTGGAAAAGACGATGAAGAAACCCACGCAACGACGACCGAAGAAAAAAAATAA
- the fabF gene encoding beta-ketoacyl-ACP synthase II, with the protein MRKRVVITGMGCVSPVGNNVKETWNALLAGRSGAAPISSFDASSHKTKFAAEVKGFDGGAMFGPREARKMDRFTQFATSATLEALEQSGLKIDESNRDRVGILIGSGIGGVITIIEQYQVYKERGPDRVSPFLVPMMISDSAAGNLAIRIGARGPNMSIATACATGTNSLGEAAEMIRRGAADVMVAGAAEAAIHPLTMAGMNVMTALSARNHEPERASRPFDRDRDGFLMGEGSAILILESLEHAQARGAKIICEFTGYGTSDDAHHISAPAENGAGAAISMSNALKDSGLEVSDIQYINAHGTSTQLNDKSETAAIKTVFGEQAYKLAVSSTKSMTGHLLGASGALEGMISALAIVDQILPPTINYETPDPNCDLDYVPNKARKSEVSHVMSNSFGFGGHNATLILSRFH; encoded by the coding sequence ATGAGAAAACGCGTTGTGATTACCGGGATGGGTTGCGTCAGCCCGGTGGGAAATAATGTAAAAGAAACATGGAATGCGCTTCTGGCAGGCAGGTCAGGGGCGGCTCCCATATCGTCGTTCGACGCAAGCAGCCACAAGACAAAGTTCGCTGCGGAAGTAAAAGGTTTCGATGGCGGCGCGATGTTCGGTCCGCGAGAGGCGCGCAAGATGGACCGCTTTACACAATTTGCCACATCCGCCACTCTTGAGGCTCTCGAACAATCCGGTTTGAAGATCGATGAATCGAATCGCGACCGGGTGGGTATTCTGATCGGTTCCGGCATTGGCGGGGTCATCACCATCATCGAACAATACCAGGTTTACAAAGAACGCGGACCCGACCGAGTCAGCCCGTTTCTCGTCCCGATGATGATCTCGGACAGCGCGGCGGGGAATCTTGCCATCCGGATTGGCGCGCGTGGACCGAACATGTCAATTGCAACGGCTTGCGCCACCGGCACCAATTCTTTGGGCGAGGCGGCCGAGATGATCCGGCGCGGCGCGGCGGATGTCATGGTGGCGGGCGCTGCCGAGGCGGCGATCCATCCATTGACAATGGCTGGAATGAACGTCATGACCGCGCTTTCGGCGCGTAACCACGAACCGGAGCGCGCCTCCCGTCCCTTTGATAGGGACCGTGATGGATTTCTGATGGGGGAGGGATCCGCAATTCTGATACTTGAGTCTTTGGAACATGCCCAGGCTCGCGGCGCGAAGATCATATGCGAATTTACCGGCTACGGCACGTCGGATGACGCCCACCATATCTCCGCTCCCGCGGAAAATGGCGCAGGCGCGGCGATCTCGATGAGCAATGCTTTGAAGGATTCGGGATTGGAAGTTTCCGATATTCAATACATCAACGCGCACGGTACATCCACCCAGCTGAACGATAAAAGCGAAACAGCCGCGATCAAGACGGTCTTCGGTGAACAGGCATATAAACTCGCCGTATCTTCCACCAAATCCATGACCGGTCATTTATTGGGCGCATCCGGCGCGCTGGAGGGAATGATTTCAGCGCTCGCGATCGTGGATCAGATTCTTCCGCCCACCATCAATTATGAGACGCCTGACCCGAACTGCGACCTGGATTATGTGCCGAATAAGGCGCGAAAATCCGAAGTCAGCCATGTGATGTCCAATTCCTTCGGTTTCGGCGGACATAACGCGACCTTGATACTCAGCCGCTTTCATTAA
- a CDS encoding DinB family protein encodes MTLTLLLDLDDTLLKTNQSAFVPAYFQAISTHLAPQLDPGLIAGALLSGMNAMNQSGDFSRTLKEIFDDVFYPMIGLQKGELDSEIEVFYDEIFPALQPITERNPDAKPFVHWAQSQGFRLVVATDPLLPRKATYHRVRWAGFDPNEFELISTFDDFHFSKTHSAYYAELLGRLGWQEGPVLMVGNDMERDILPAKRLGLETFFLNGDSASGPGPEAGLHGSLPDLRRRLESADLTSLIPSFTAKESIVSIQSATPAVLDGLFRNLEPAAWSLKPSDDDWSLTELICHLRDTEREIHHMQLKLFDGQGEPFIPRPDTGVWASQRDYLHEDGPGAMREYTEARRATLDILMNMPDKNWERKARHAIFGPTNFREIAGFMADHDRMHIHQAWSILKKLALEK; translated from the coding sequence ATGACGCTGACCCTTTTGCTTGACCTCGATGACACCCTGCTGAAGACCAACCAGAGTGCTTTCGTTCCCGCTTATTTTCAGGCGATTTCCACCCATCTGGCTCCGCAACTGGATCCTGGCTTGATTGCTGGCGCTCTGCTCTCCGGCATGAACGCCATGAATCAGAGCGGGGATTTCTCGCGCACATTGAAGGAGATCTTCGACGATGTCTTTTACCCGATGATCGGGTTGCAAAAAGGGGAACTTGATTCCGAGATCGAAGTATTTTATGACGAGATCTTTCCCGCGCTTCAGCCGATCACGGAACGCAACCCGGACGCGAAGCCCTTCGTTCACTGGGCGCAATCGCAGGGTTTTCGGCTTGTCGTCGCCACAGACCCGCTCCTGCCGCGCAAAGCCACTTACCACCGTGTGCGGTGGGCGGGTTTCGATCCCAACGAATTCGAGCTCATCTCCACCTTTGATGATTTTCATTTTTCGAAGACCCATTCCGCTTATTACGCTGAACTCCTCGGTCGGCTCGGCTGGCAGGAGGGACCGGTCTTGATGGTGGGCAACGATATGGAGCGGGATATTCTACCCGCAAAGCGCCTTGGGCTGGAAACATTTTTTCTTAACGGAGATTCCGCATCAGGTCCCGGACCCGAAGCGGGATTGCACGGTTCCCTGCCGGATCTTCGCCGGCGCCTTGAATCCGCAGACCTGACGTCGCTTATCCCATCCTTTACGGCAAAGGAATCCATCGTTTCGATCCAATCGGCGACCCCTGCGGTATTGGATGGATTGTTCCGAAATCTCGAACCGGCTGCATGGTCGCTCAAGCCCTCCGATGACGATTGGTCATTAACGGAATTGATCTGTCATCTGCGCGATACCGAACGGGAGATTCACCACATGCAATTGAAATTGTTCGATGGGCAGGGCGAACCGTTCATTCCGCGGCCGGATACGGGAGTATGGGCCAGTCAGCGCGATTATCTTCATGAGGATGGACCAGGTGCCATGCGCGAGTATACCGAAGCGCGAAGGGCGACTCTCGATATCCTGATGAATATGCCGGATAAGAATTGGGAGCGCAAAGCCCGCCATGCCATCTTCGGCCCCACGAATTTTCGCGAAATTGCCGGGTTTATGGCTGACCATGACCGGATGCACATCCATCAAGCATGGTCGATATTGAAAAAACTGGCTTTGGAAAAGTGA
- a CDS encoding response regulator has translation MSNPKILLAEDDVTMVSLLDTLLKMEGYEVVSLAADADVIAAVRSVNPDVLLMDVHLFSQSGLDVLRQLRASDDIAKVRVLMSSGANVREECMNQGADGFLMKPYMPDDLFNLLRQVISA, from the coding sequence ATGTCAAACCCAAAAATTCTTCTCGCTGAAGATGATGTCACCATGGTTTCCCTGCTCGATACCCTTCTCAAAATGGAGGGGTACGAAGTTGTGTCTCTCGCCGCCGATGCCGATGTGATTGCGGCAGTCCGATCCGTCAACCCGGATGTCCTCCTGATGGACGTCCATCTCTTCAGTCAAAGCGGGCTCGATGTCTTGCGGCAATTGCGCGCCTCCGACGATATAGCAAAGGTGCGGGTGTTGATGTCTTCCGGGGCGAATGTGCGCGAGGAATGTATGAACCAGGGGGCGGACGGTTTTCTGATGAAACCTTATATGCCGGACGATCTCTTCAACCTGCTCAGGCAGGTCATCTCCGCATGA